ttttaagcttttttttaatttatttttaaatcttactttatttattcttaaatttttagggggagaggtaattaggtttttttattttgttttattattttttcaaatggaagtactgaggattgaacccaggactttagGCATGCTAAatacacactctgccactgaactgtaccctcccctctcctttttatttttaatataatttttcctACTTATTTTCTCTTGTCTCTCTAAAAACCCTAAAGTCAGATGTTATGTCTTAGCCTGGTCCTCTAattctatatttttcttcctattttctatttccattttctctactttctgGAGAATTTCCTTGGGTTTCCATTTCggctattatattttaatttccaagaactttttttttaaagcattctgtACTTTTCTCATTGGTATGTCTTATCTCACTGAGGATATCAatgatagtttttaaatttttcttctgttacacAGTCTGTTTTCCCtaagttgctttttttctgtttcctcttttatatcATAGGCTTTCCTCGTATGTCTGGTAATTTCTTGCTTGTGGCTTATATTTAAGAATAGAGtactgggaaatatatacaagatcttatggtagctcacagagaaaaaaatgtgacaatgaatatatatatgttcatgtataactgaaaaattgtgctctacactggaatttgacacaacattgtaaaatgattataactcaataaaaaatgttaaaaaaaaaatagagtactAAAAAACTGATTGGAAGCTCTGTATACATGGCTGAGATTTATAGAGTGATCTGGCTGGACCATTTTATAGGGGAGACAAGCTCTGATATCAGTTTCCCTAGATCTTCGTTAGAATGAAAACTCCACTGATAACAGAGATCTTTGTTTTGATCACTGATCTATTCCTAGAGCCTATAATAGTGCCTGACACACCCAGTCAGAGCCTTCACAAAGGAatcttctgtctcctgcctggGGTGGCAGTGGAAGGGTATAGAGGAGAAGGCTGGGTCTCAACATTCTACACATAAATGTCTAATTAATCCCCTGAAGAGCAGTACAATACAAACTTCTTCAGCTGTGCCTGTTGTTCCCTCAGTTCAGAGACCATCTGTTTATGCTCTCCAGATAATAATTCTGGTGTCTTTGCCAGGGAAATGGAGGTATAGTCACCTGCCTCTGCAGAGTAAGTGTAAGATTATGGGAACTAACTGCTTCATAAATAGGTTTTTAACCAATCCTCCTATTTTTAATCCCAGCTGCAGAGATACCAGTTGTAACTTATTCCTGAGACTTTTAGGGATGCTGAGATGTAAATTGGGTTGCTTCTTAATCTTTCTTTACTGAGAGCTGAAAATTTAGCTTTTATAGGCCTCCTTATAAAAATTGTGGTATTGTCTCCTCtctggttcttttttaaaaagtttgtgcctttctttaattaattaatctatttattaatttaatgaacCTATTATTTTTGTGCAGATATGGAAAGAACCAAGTAAGTATTTGTATTCAGTCCGCCTTCTTTACCTAGTAGTCCATAGCCTCAAAGGAGGTTACTTACAGTTTGAGCCAAACTAACTGGGGAGATCTCTTTGAattattgaaacattttaaatacatttttattacttatatGCCCAATAACAATTAAAGGTCTTCAAAACACCTTGTAATAGGTCATTAATTATTTGTATGTACTTTTCCATGTCAGAAAcctaaaaaatctttattatgaTTTCTATagatcaacaaatatttattatacaatgtcatatgtcaattatctcagtagaacaagaaaaaactaaatatttatggTAACATATTTATCAAAcccttttttttaagtagatgaaAGTTACACTGTCATCATTTCTGGATGTATAGGATCTGAATGAATGAGCTTCACCTGACATGGACTTAGCATTATATGATTTCTTCACTTCTCTTTGGCCACTTTTTCCGTGTGGGTAGAAGATAAGCATATTTGGCAGCATGGCACTTCTTATACAAACTGACTGATATTTTGTACTTGTAGCCCAATCAGCACAATACAGTGAAGCTGGGAGCTTTCCAGGCTCAGGAAAAAGAACTGGTATTTGACATTGACATGACAGACTATGACGATGTGAGGAGATGTTGTAGGTGAGTTTCGCATGGTTTACTGGTAGGTTGGATCATATGACAGTAGGTAATAATGATTCTGTTCCAGTTCTGCAGACATATGTTCTAAGTGCTGGACCCTCATGACGATGGCCATACACATCATCGACCGAGCGTTGAAAGGCAAGTATTGACGGTGTCTGAGTGGGGTCAAATGCAAGAATCTGTTTTTTGCTGAATATTAGTCTATCTATACCATTTTAGAATCAAATCTCATAAATATCTAACATGTTTCTTTGAAACGTGATAGGAAAATGAAAGATTAGAATAAAGTTGTACTTGAAACTTCAGTAAAGCTATTGATCAGATCATTGAGTTTTTCCCCAACTCATTTATCTCTTGAGCAACTCAGTATGCTTGGTACTGTCCCAGATGAGGGAAACAGTGAAAGATAATTCTTACCTCATGAAGGTTATGCGATCTGAGGaggaaacaaataagaaaattgagggtTACATTTGTGTTATTATGCACAGGCTGCTATAGGAATATAGAACAGCAGAAGTACATACTGGAATGGGAAGAGATTAGATCAGAAAAGGCTTCCTAGAAGAGGTGATgaaaggatgatgatgatgataatagctAACGCTTATATAGgggtttattatgtgccaggctttgttctaaacactttaaaattatcaACTCTTAATATCCCTAGACTAGGTCTTTGAAGATATATATGGCAGTTggtcagagagagaaatgaaagtactCGGGCAGGAAGAAATTCTTAGCAGAGAGACCAGGATAGGTAAATAGCTGAAGGCAAGAGCTACAAGAAACGTACAGTTGATCTTTGAACAGcaatgggtttgaactgcacgggtccacgtattacagattttttttcaacagtaagtACTAGAGTACTGCATGATCCACAGATGGTTGAGTCCACAGATATAGAACGAGAATACAGAGGATCTGCTGGTGCAGAGCAACTGTTTCTACGGAGGGCCTACTCtaagttatacacagattttcatCTGCAGAGGGTCGGCATCCAAACCCCCCactttgttcaagggtcagtggTAGTCTAGTTAAGGTGAGTACATGTGGATAGGAGGTGAAAAAACGAAGCTAAGGAAGTAAGCAGGAACCAGaagtttataaatttgttttaaaacctaTTATTTCTCCCCTCCTCAGAGGACTTTGGATTTAAGCATCGTCTCTGGGTATATTCTGGAAGGAGAGGTGTTCATTGTTGGGTCTGTGATGAATCAGTCAGAAAACTGTCCTCTGCAGTACGTTCTGGGATAGTTGAGTATTTGAGTCTTGTAAAGGTAAGGTCCTAATGACACTTTACACTTCTTTGTTTGCTAGACATTACCAAGACTGGTATGTTTGGTAACAAAACTGAACTATCTCTTATAGCATCCACATTTCAGAGTAGATGTTTTATCAGTAGGTCAATTAAAATCATAGTagctacatttttttaagatatttcatattttgttttcagtatcCTTCTTTGTGGCAAAAGGAAGATTAGTTTACTTTTCTGGTTCAAGTATGTCAAGTAGAGTTAACCCAGAAAGCTACAGCTATTGAGACCATATAAAATAGCATCCAAGGTTCTATACTTTCACAGAATTTAATTAATATCTTGGAACatgttaaagaaatttttaattatttcattcacttatgttatataatttacatgaagTTCTCTTTTGATGGCTTGTTTTTCAGGGTGGTCaagatgttaaaaagaaagttCACCTAAGTGAAAAAATTCACCCTTTTGTCAGGTCTGTCGGAAAAGACTCCACGCAGTTTAACTTGTGTCTGATTTACCTGCATGTGCTTTTGGAATTACCTTATCAATTTTCCCTGCTGGGGTAGCATTTTACAGTAATAATGGGTAGAGTTAATTGAGTCTCTGTTTTATGCTCCAGTATTCATGATACGTGCTTCATAAATGTTCTCATTGGTTTCCACGACAACCTCATGAGGGGCATGATGGTATCtccacttacagatgaggaaagcgaGATTTGGAGAGATTGTGTAATTTGCTTGGCTGcacataagtaatttttaaattccgATTCACGTCCtagtctgcctgactccaaaaaCCATACTCTTTCCACTGAATTCACTACTCCTCTGGGGTAATGGAAAGAGCACTGCATTAGGAGTAAGAACCCCTATTCTGCCACTTTAATACAACCCTGACAAAATATCAGAACCTCTGTTTCTTATCAGCTTGGTGGGGAGAATGAAGTCCACTCCATCTATCTTACAGAGTTGTGgcaaagattaaatgatatgGTAAATGTGAAGTCTATTTGCAAGTTGCTAAGCACCGTATAATTGTTGAGATGCTGAAGCAAGCTATGTGGCGTATATGTGGCTAAGAGTGTTGGGACTGTTGTTATTCCTACAGAAAATctataaacataattaaaaaagactttgaaaGATATGCCTTGGTTGATCAAGATATTCTTGGAAATAAAGAAAGCTGGGATAAGATTTTAGCCCTTGTTCCTGAAAATATCCTTTCCCAAAACCATTTCTATGAGAGCTACTTGTATTGATCTATGCTGTTATAAGTATGTTCTGCCTGCATTTTCCCATATACTTATTcttatgtttaatcttttttatacAAAACATctatattctgcatttttattatcTCTAGTCTGGAATACAATAAGAAGTGAGgccattttgtaaataaacttcCTCATTTTGGAAGTTGATCCTCCTAAAATTAATGACTATTTAAAGGATACTGAATCATCATCAAAATATGTACAGACTAGGGAATGGTTTTACCTTAAACCATATAGTTATTTTTGGCATTCTTTCTATTATAGCACTAATATACTTTTACAGGGAATGTTTTTAAGGATATGtgtttaatatttgcattttagaaaacacTGATTACTTTAAACTTTAGACATCTTTGTGGTAATGCATATGAAAATAAGCTGTTCATTGATGTGCCCTAAATGAGTATGTTCCTTAATGACCCATCACCAATGCATGATGAACTTCAACAGAACTTTCAAAAGGATCACAATTCACTTCAGCGTTGGGAGCATTTGAAAAAAGCAATCAGCAAATATCAGGTATATTCCACTGAAATCTGTATTACAAATACAATAATACAATTCTTTATCAAATTCTGATTATTTTGCTAAGTAAGTTAAAGATGGTTGAAGGTCATTTTTTAACCACTTTAACGAAATCCTCAAAAGTTCCTACTGCTCATGTTGGATTTGCATCTGTTTTCAGAGtaacaacaaaaatgacaaatgtgGACCCTGGCTTGAGTGGGAGATCATGCTCCAGTACTGTTTTCCACGACTGGATGTCAATGTTAGCAAAGGAAtcaatcatttattgaagagccCTTTTAGTGTTCATCCTAAAACAGGTACTATGTTAAGAAAGtaaggaaaactaaaagaaaaatcaaagtttttttttaaagcatgtcaCTGGGGGTGAATGTCTGAAATAGTAAAGGTTGAAGAATTATTCTGTCAGCTAATACCTGTTaacttatttttcagttgtcGATTAGTAGCTACCAGATGAGTTTCCAGTATGTAAATAATTTGCAGCTGGGTTTCTGAGGCTCCATTTTAGAGTTGGAGAGGATCTTAGAAATCACAGAACAACAGCtctcattgtacagatgagaaaacactgACCCAAGAAATGACTCGTCCACAGTTTTAAAACAAGTTGTACCAGCGCTAGGAACAGAGTTCAGGTCTTAAAACTCAGCGTTCTGTGCGTTTTTCACTATGCTGCTTCCCTCAGTTCTTTTTCAATACACATAGCTTTTCctctttcacatttcttttagatattctcttaatatttgttttaagcTTAATTTTAAAGCTTCAGTGAGTATCCCCTTATTCTAATATTCAAGGTTTGGGTAAATAATTACATTCACTCATAAGTgtgtacatttttattatatcctTTTCTCATTAAATAGCTGCAGTCTTTTTACTCTGTCTTCAAACAGTAGCTCCCaattctcttattattttatttgttagtcACCTGGCATTCTTTAAactcattatctcatttttgaAATACGGTGAATTTTCTGTGGTGCCCCAGTTGTAGATACTGTAAAAGGGTAATATAATGtcatctattttatttccaaagatgTCCAACATATAGGTGTCTGTTTTGATCTCAGCAAATAAATCAAAGTAATGAAATGAATTATTTccatctattctgttccattttcaGGACTCACTAAATTTGAGATTGTTCTGTACTTAAATACAGGAGGATATAGGGAAgagaaagatagaaataaaaatagaaataagagcaagtAGGTTAAATCTCAACAGACTTTCACACctatttttttggtattttgttgagagaaataaaaggcatagctaatgtgaaaatacttttaatttatatttctaaatattgtaCTTAACAGATAAGTCTAACTCTCTTTCTAAGCcttagattaaaattttaaccaaaaataatttGTAGGAGACAGCCTATAATGAGTTGTATCCCACAGTCATCAATTTATAACTTTTGGTTCTCACAGGTCGCATTTCTGTGCCTATTGATTTACAGAAAGTGGATCAGTTTGATCCGTTTACTGTTCCAACCATAAGGTATGTTCCAGATCATTGATCACTCCTTTGTGATTATTGTTCTAAATTTGCAATATATACAGTGAAATCCCTCCCAGAGAGGCAGCTTATCTGAGGCTATATGCTGATGCCCTAGCAGAGCAACATTTCACAGTAAATTCCACAGAACACAAGTTTTTCAGCTGCTgttatgcaaaaacaaaaagattttaagttcaaataagtttgggaaatgctgacttaaacagattaaaagttcTTTACTGTCTTTCGCAGtctttaatatgctaatatgCGCGGAAAACTCAAAGAGACTGTGGTTTTTGGAATCTCCAAAATTTAGTTGGCCACATAATTTTTTCACAGAAAGTCTTGTAGGATTCATGTGCTATCATACACTGAGTAATGCTGACCAAGAAGcaactttaaaattctcttattctATTATTTGTAGTTCCATCTGCCGTGAATTGGATGCCATTTCCACTAATGAAGACGAAAAAGAGAATGGAGCTGAATCAGATATCAAACGTAGAACCAGAGGTAGGTTAATATATTGAAGTCTCACTTTAACATAagctttttataaggacatcctTCTGTCACTCCAGTAATGGATTCTTCTTGGATTCAGCCCAAAATGGATCAATGTTTATCCTGAAACCAGCTCAGTAACAAATAATGTTACAGCAATGTTTCTGTCGTTTATCAATTGCCCAAATGGTGCTGTTGAATCCAACAGATATTTACTAAGTAACATCTGGATCCATACTGTAAGATTAAATTGTTGATTGGTATCGATAGTTATTTGACTCTCACAGTCTTAGATTCAGCAGCTATTTATTTAACTGTGTATGCAGTACTTCtgttctttactttgtttttacaTCCACATGAGTGTTATGTTAAATATATGTCTAAACTGTGATTGAATTGTATATTCAAGAATTTGAAGGAGCTAGGAATACAAAATTACCTGTTcatggaagtcaaatcttcttaCACCAACACCAAGAGACACTCTATAGCGATAGAATCCAATAGCGCTTTATGTGACGATGGAAATGTTACACACTGCCCAAATGGTCatcactagccacatgtggcttttgagcacctgaaatgtaagaattagattttttatttcatttaattttaattttaatagcttcATGTGGCTGGTGACTACTATAATGAACAATGCAGATCTCTGATCTCTGATCGACCTTTCACTTCGTATATTCCAGCTCTACCATAATACCTAAATATAGTACATTCCACCATCAATGTCTGTAGAGTGATTTACAAgcattctgtttaaaataatggaaaaaagtcTCTAACTAAAAAAGTCAGAATAAACTGGAAAAAGGAACTCAGGGAAAACAGGCAATGCAAGGAACAAaggaaaccttttttaaaaacactaatatcctcaaagaacaagagaaaatagtGTATCCGTGAAGCAAGGTCAGAATGGTATGAAAAAGGAACActccaagaagaagaaagaggtcttagaaatcaaaaaaataatCTTAGAATAAAAAGTACAGTGgaagaactggaaaagaaaagttgAGATTTCCCAGAAAGTACAAAAAAGACAAGTTTGTTGCGgttttaaggaggaaaaagataaattgaagGCTGGTTCAGGATATCTAATATCTGACTACAGgagtttcaggaaaataaataaataaaacagggtgGAAAAATTGTCAAAATTATATAGGAAAATATCCCAGAAATCAGCCCTTTATTGAAAGGGCTCAGCATAATAAAACAGACATACACCAAGGCACagcattttgaaatttaacaCTAAGAATTAACAGAAGATCTTAAGAGCTTTCAGACCCCTTCCTactaccccaccccccacaaaaaaaacccatagaactAGGAAGAATGGCCTTAGATTTCTAAGTAACAATGGAAGTACTCATTTTTAGAAATGAgtgctagaaaagaaaaaagcagttgCCATTCAAGAggatgaagattttttttttaattgaggtatagtcagtttactatgttgtgtcaatttctactgtacagcacagtacttcagtcatacataaatatacatatattcattttcgtatgttcagaggttttaaaaagcaagttttgGTTCCCTATAAGGAGgaattttctaataaataaaaatgttcaaaaataaacTGACCTGCCTATCATTTCAAGTATTCATAAAGGCTAGTAGCCATCAGTAAATCAGAAATGTGTTAGAGGTGGTGGGAGGCTGGAATAGATGATATATACGTTCCTTATGATTTCTTTAGTTTCTGTGATTCTAAACCTTTGCCCTTTTTCAAATTAGTATCATTTGCTCCTTCTCTTCTATTTCCCAAATCCTAGAATGTTCTCCACTCTCTTGTCTGATTATCTAATTATATCTCTTTTCTACGACCCAGTTCACAGCCACTTCAGTCAACTTTCATTGGTCAATCTTTGGACTCGTTATTATCCATATGCCTGTTTGGCCTTTAATTATGTATTGTTtcgtattgtgtgtgtgtgtgtgtgtgtgtgtatcctacCTTTTCaactgtatattttataatttaaatctaAACATAGATCAAGTATTTCTAATGATAATATGGTGTTTAAATTGAGATGTACTTTAAGTACAAAATACTAAATTTCAAAGacttagaaggaaagagaatgtaaaatatttcaatgtttatcacatgttgaaatgatattttagatatactgggttaaatatactgttaaaattaatttcacctttttaatgtggttactagaatgtttaaaattacaagtctcatatttctattggacagcactatTCTAAAGAATTCTTACAAGAAACTTAAAAGTTATACTTTAATGTTATTCTTGCTGTCAAAATGCTAATTATAATGCATGGTCTTCATAATTTAGATTACAAGAAGACCAGTCTAGCTCCTTTTGTAAAAGTTTTTGAACAGTTTCTTGAAAACCTGGATAAATCCCGAAAAGGAGAACTTCTCAAGAAGAGTGGTAAGGCTCTATACCTTTCCCTTTTAGATATTTAGATCTTAGTGTGGGCAGTTTAAAGCATCTAGCAAGTGAACAATTTTTAGAGCTCTAGTCTTTGCCATCCCACAAAGTTATTAATTTATCTTATTATCCTCAGTATTCTGAATACTGAAGCCCCTTAATTCAGTTCAGCACATACTCATATAACAACCTTCTGTGTGACAGTACTACAAgggaaacaaagataaataatacaAAGATGAATTCCACACCATGGATCCCTACCTTTAGAGAGAACTAACTGGTataaaacaaagtacaaaatGCTAAGAAAGAGATCTCATCTGACTGAGATAACCTAAGAAGATTTTTTATGAAAAGGATGGTATTCGAACTCTTTTCAGTGAACTGCTGTACAAATTCTCATCCCCAATGCCAATATACCATGCCTTGAGATATGAGTAGGATTTCTACAAGCAGAGATCTGATGAAATAAAAGTACATGAGTGGAAAAAGGAGACAGGTTGTTCCCTCTTGAAGGAACAAAGGCATAGAGGCAGGAAAAGTATCAGATCACTTTAGAGGCCGTCGAGTAGTACAGCTAATCAGGAATAAGATGTGTGAGGAAGTGATGGGATGGAAATCTGAAGACACAGACTGAAGCCAGAGTATAGACAGCCTTGAATTCCAGTCTTGAGAGTTTAATTCAAATGGGACAGGGAAGCTATTAAAGGTGATTGAGAAAGGGAGTGCCATGATTTGTAGttttatctagaaaaataaatctagcaACAATGTATCTGAGGAGAGGTAGGGGATAGACTAGAGCCCAAGAGGTCAGCTGAGCTATTAGCATTAGGACAGCAGCATTGGAGATCTCCAAAAAGTGCAAATACTGGAGCCATCCTTGGgacttagaaatgattttttggaAGTTGGAGAGATGAAAGATGGAAGTAAAAGTGTCACAAGCCAAATGAAAGGCAAGTTTCAAGGAGATGTATCAAGTGTCAAACACAGTAGGGAACTGATAAAATCCTGCTGGATCTAAGAACTAGAAGGAGGTGCTAAGAGGATAGCAGTGTCAGAGTCATTTGAACAGGAGACATATTGTGTCTCCTGAGCATATGTgtaagccaaaaggaaaaaaaatcagtaatgaatATTATTCAAGAGATTGATACATACCATAGAAAACTGGCAACATTATAGAAATACAAACTCCCTTTCTACTTCATTTTTGA
This sequence is a window from Camelus ferus isolate YT-003-E chromosome 12, BCGSAC_Cfer_1.0, whole genome shotgun sequence. Protein-coding genes within it:
- the PRIM1 gene encoding DNA primase small subunit, coding for METFDPAELPELLKLYYRRLFPYAQYYRWLNYGGVVKNYFQHREFSFTLKDDIYIRYQSFNNQSDLEKEMQKMNPYKIDIGAVYSHRPNQHNTVKLGAFQAQEKELVFDIDMTDYDDVRRCCSSADICSKCWTLMTMAIHIIDRALKEDFGFKHRLWVYSGRRGVHCWVCDESVRKLSSAVRSGIVEYLSLVKGGQDVKKKVHLSEKIHPFVRKSINIIKKDFERYALVDQDILGNKESWDKILALVPETMHDELQQNFQKDHNSLQRWEHLKKAISKYQSNNKNDKCGPWLEWEIMLQYCFPRLDVNVSKGINHLLKSPFSVHPKTGRISVPIDLQKVDQFDPFTVPTISSICRELDAISTNEDEKENGAESDIKRRTRDYKKTSLAPFVKVFEQFLENLDKSRKGELLKKSDLQKDF